A single genomic interval of Lathyrus oleraceus cultivar Zhongwan6 chromosome 7, CAAS_Psat_ZW6_1.0, whole genome shotgun sequence harbors:
- the LOC127101807 gene encoding glycylpeptide N-tetradecanoyltransferase 1-like yields MTMSRTIKLYKLPESTVTPGFRKMEIHDVPAVTRLIRNYLSHFIVAPDFDENDVEHWLLPRENVVDSYLVESPESHEVTDFCSFYTLPSSILGNANYSNLKAAYSFYNVSTATPLLQLMNDALIVAKQKDFDVFNALDVMQNETFLKKLKFGPGDGKLHYYLYNYRVRQALKSSELGLR; encoded by the coding sequence ATGACAATGAGTAGGACTATCAAGCTTTACAAGCTACCAGAATCAACAGTCACACCGGGGTTTCGAAAGATGGAAATCCACGATGTTCCTGCAGTTACGAGGCTAATTAGGAATTATTTGAGCCATTTTATTGTTGCACCTGattttgatgaaaatgatgtCGAGCATTGGCTTCTTCCAAGGGAGAATGTTGTGGATAGTTATCTGGTTGAAAGTCCTGAATCTCATGAAGTCACTGACTTTTGTAGTTTTTACACACTTCCCTCTTCTATCCTTGGCAACGCAAATTATTCAAATTTGAAAGCAGCATATTCATTCTACAACGTATCAACTGCAACCCCTTTGCTTCAGCTGATGAATGACGCTCTCATTGTAGCAAAACAGAAGGATTTTGATGTTTTCAACGCTTTGGATGTCATGCAAAACGAAACCTTCTTGAAGAAGCTGAAGTTTGGACCTGGCGATGGTAAACTTCATTATTATCTTTACAACTACCGAGTAAGGCAAGCGTTGAAGTCATCAGAGTTGGGGCTGAGATAA